The following proteins are co-located in the Phaenicophaeus curvirostris isolate KB17595 chromosome 12, BPBGC_Pcur_1.0, whole genome shotgun sequence genome:
- the ANKDD1A gene encoding ankyrin repeat and death domain-containing protein 1A yields the protein MTEAPASQSCPSWGCRTVLHSEKEFHDAAKRNDTARMEELIRRGVDIKAKTNMDRTALHWAAGAGSVDAVRLLLDHDVLVDDEDSFGMNPLLLSAWFGHLRVLQILVNAGAKINCVNKNGKNLLHCAAQRGHIRVMEFIMEDLEDMCVDKTDKMDRTAFHLAAESGQLEVVEFLIQLSCSHSAKDKEENTALHLAAKNGHLSVLQKIIDVGVDLDEKNLEGLTALHLAAEGGHSNCVKLLLEAGADVNAQTQKKMNCLHYAALHGYEVIARILMDAGINTDAVNHQNASATHIAVLQNFPAMVKLFIEAECDLDIPDNRQQTSLHIAAEHGRQDIAEMILIAGVNLKLTDKQGKTSLDVAARGNHINLADMIIKADRFYKWEKDNLNSDSDSWVAKDLTFKQDHRLETQHIRSVMWRLATKYLRPGEWKKLAHYWKFTDAHIRAIEQQWTGTKSYREHGHRMLLIWLHGVIVAGENPVKGLYEGLVGIGRRDLAESIRKKANADPASPRRCTAM from the exons ATGACTGAAGCTCCTGCCTCTCAGTCCTGCCCATCCTGGGGTTGCAGAACAG TGCTTCATTCAGAGAAGGAATTCCATGATGCTGCAAAGCGTAATGACACAGCCAGGATGGAGGAGCTAATCAGGAGAGGGGTCGATATCAAAGCCAAAACCAAT ATGGACCGGACTGCCCTGCACTGGGCTGCGGGAGCAGGGAGTGTGGATGCTGTGCGACTGCTCCTGGACCATGATGTCCTGGTGGATGATGAAGACAGT TTTGGAATGAATCCGCTTCTCCTGTCTGCCTGGTTTGGCCACCTCCGCGTCCTGCAGATCCTAGTCAATGCTGGGGCCAAGATTAACTGTGTCAATAAG AATGGCAAAAACCTGCTCCACTGTGCTGCTCAGAGAGGACACATCCGGGTGATGGAGTTCATCATGGAGGACCTGGAGGACATGTGTGTGGATAAGACAGACAAG atgGACAGGACAGCATTTCACCTAGCTGCAGAGTCTGGGCagctggaggtggtggagttccTGATTCAACTGAGTTGTTCTCACAGTGCCAAAGACAAG gaagaaaatacagcatTGCATTTAGCTGCTAAAAATGGACatctctctgtgctgcagaagaTTATAGATGTTGGAGTGGACCTTGACGAAAAGAACTTA GAAGGACTCACGGCTCTGCACTTGGCTGCTGAGGGGGGTCACAGCAATTGTGTGAAGTTGCTCTTGGAAGCAGGTGCTGATGTCAATGCCCAAACCCAG AAGAAGATGAATTGTCTTCATTACGCAGCGCTGCATGGTTATGAGGTGATAGCCAGGATCCTTATGGATGCAGGAATCAACACAGATGCTGTTAATCAT CAAAATGCATCAGCCACACACATTGCAGTACTGCAGAATTTCCCAGCCATGGTAAAGCTCTTCATTGAGGCAGAGTGTGACCTCGACATTCCAGATAAT AGGCAGCAGACCTCGCTCCACATTGCTGCAGAGCATGGCAGGCAGGACATCGCTGAGATGATTCTTATTGCAGGAGTTAATCTGAAGCTAACAGACAAG CAGGGGAAAACATCTCTGGATGTCGCTGCCCGAGGCAATCACATCAACCTGGCAGACATGATTATTAAAGCCGATCGGTTTTACAAATGGGAAAAG GACAATCTGAACAGCGACTCCGACTCCTGGGTAGCAAAGGACTTGACTTTCAAGCAAGATCACAGGCTGGAAACACAGCACATTCGCTCAGTGATGTGGAGATTAGCTACCAAGTACCTCAGACCTGGGGAATGGAAGAAGCTGGCACATTACTGGAAATTCACTGATGCCCACATTAGGGCCATTGAGCAACAATGGACAG GTACTAAAAGCTACAGGGAGCATGGCCACAGAATGTTGCTTATCTGGCTCCATGGTGTGATCGTGGCAGGTGAAAATCCTGTCAAGGGATTGTATGAAGGCCTTGTGGGGATTGGAAGAAGAGATTTAGCAG AAAGCATTCGGAAAAAGGCAAATGCAGACCCTGCCTCTCCCCGGAGGTGCACAGCGATGTAA